Proteins from a single region of Corylus avellana chromosome ca11, CavTom2PMs-1.0:
- the LOC132165740 gene encoding annexin D2-like, with amino-acid sequence MQQREAMATLKVPESPSPGEDAEQLRKAFQGWGTNEGLIISILAHRNVAQRKIIRQIYAETYGEDLLKALDKELSNDFERIVLLWTLDPTERDAFLANEATKRLTSNNWVLMEIACTRSSLGLFTVRQAYHARFKKSLEEDVAYHTSGDFRKLLVPLVSSFRYEGDEVNMILAKSEAKILHEKISEKAYNDEELIRILTTRSKAQLNATLNRYNNEFGNSINKDLKSDPDDEYLKLVRATIKCLTCPEKYFEKLLRLAINNLGTDEWALTRVVATRAEVDMRRIKEEYHRRNSVPLDQAIAKDTSGEYEKMLLALIGRGDA; translated from the exons ATGCAACAGAGAGAAGCAATGGCGACCCTCAAAGTACCAGAATCTCCTTCACCGGGCGAGGACGCCGAGCAACTTCGAAAGGCTTTCCAAG GATGGGGAACCAATGAGGGGCTGATCATATCCATATTGGCTCACAGGAATGTAGCTCAGAGGAAGATAATTAGGCAGATCTATGCGGAAACTTATGGGGAAGATCTTCTTAAAGCACTAGACAAAGAGCTTTCTAATGACTTTGAG CGGATTGTACTGTTGTGGACTCTGGATCCTACTGAGCGTGATGCATTTTTGGCTAATGAAGCAACAAAGAGGTTGACTTCAAACAATTGGGTTCTCATGGAAATAGCCTGTACTAGGTCTTCTCTTGGCCTCTTTACGGTGAGGCAGGCATATCATGCTCGTTTTAAGAAATCCCTCGAAGAAGATGTTGCATATCACACTTCTGGAGATTTTCGCAAG CTTTTGGTGCCCCTTGTGAGCTCATTCCGATACGAGGGAGATGAGGTGAATATGATTTTGGCAAAATCAGAGGCTAAGATTCTTCATGAGAAGATCTCAGAGAAAGCTTATAATGATGAGGAGCTCATTAGGATTCTGACTACAAGGAGTAAAGCACAGCTTAATGCGACACTCAATCGCTACAACAATGAGTTCGGAAATTCTATCAACAAG GATTTGAAGAGTGATCCTGATGACGAGTACCTGAAATTAGTGAGAGCAACAATCAAGTGCTTGACCTGCCCTGAGAAATATTTTGAGAAGCTTCTGCGGCTGGCAATCAACAATCTGGGGACAGATGAATGGGCTCTTACAAGAGTGGTCGCCACTCGAGCGGAGGTTGACATGCGAAGAATCAAAGAAGAATACCATCGGAGGAACAGCGTTCCTCTGGATCAAGCAATTGCCAAAGACACTTCTGGAGAATATGAGAAAATGCTTCTCGCATTGATTGGACGTGGGGATGCATGA